One part of the Spirochaeta lutea genome encodes these proteins:
- the recF gene encoding DNA replication/repair protein RecF (All proteins in this family for which functions are known are DNA-binding proteins that assist the filamentation of RecA onto DNA for the initiation of recombination or recombinational repair.), translated as MAFTAMRFYQFRNLQSAEIPVHSEQVFFVGENGQGKTNFLEAVYLLCYGSSFRTRKDDSLIRSGADSMAVHGVFTHQGIERVIQVRIVGGKKEVRVDDQVIKDRRELVEQIPCIVFSHEDIDFVKGPPEMQRYFFNQTGTMLGIQFLDDLRRYTRVLKTRNQVLKDGRYDLLDLYDSQLCEYGEVIQERRRELTEQFNAVFLDVFSRVSGLKPSVEIQYQPSWSSTLSSDQLREHVYLRREADISQRTTTSGPHRDRFVFSLMGEDFLPQASTGQLRLISLILRVAQARLLADMRDSKPILLIDDVLLELDPERRRRFIEVLPEFEQAFYTFLPDEHIIRRIEGDSTVGFRVENGSFQRITS; from the coding sequence ATGGCCTTTACGGCGATGCGTTTTTACCAGTTTAGGAATTTACAGAGTGCAGAAATACCTGTTCATAGCGAACAGGTATTTTTTGTTGGAGAGAACGGCCAGGGAAAAACCAATTTTTTGGAAGCCGTGTATTTGTTATGTTACGGTTCCAGTTTTCGAACCCGGAAGGATGATTCGTTGATACGGTCCGGTGCGGATTCCATGGCGGTACATGGGGTATTCACCCACCAGGGAATCGAACGCGTTATTCAGGTTCGGATCGTCGGGGGAAAAAAAGAGGTCCGGGTGGATGATCAGGTTATCAAAGACCGGCGTGAGCTTGTTGAACAAATACCCTGTATTGTGTTCAGTCATGAGGATATTGACTTTGTGAAGGGCCCGCCGGAGATGCAGCGGTATTTTTTTAACCAAACGGGAACCATGCTGGGAATCCAGTTTCTTGACGATCTTCGCCGGTATACCAGGGTGTTAAAGACCAGGAACCAGGTGTTGAAGGACGGCCGCTATGATCTGCTGGATCTCTACGATAGCCAGCTCTGTGAGTACGGGGAGGTTATTCAGGAACGGCGCCGTGAGCTGACTGAACAGTTTAATGCAGTGTTTCTGGATGTATTTTCCCGGGTTTCTGGATTAAAACCCTCAGTAGAAATCCAGTATCAACCCAGTTGGAGTTCTACCCTATCGTCAGATCAATTACGTGAACATGTGTATCTCCGGCGTGAAGCGGATATCTCCCAACGAACTACAACCAGCGGGCCTCACCGGGACCGCTTCGTTTTTTCACTGATGGGTGAGGATTTCCTTCCTCAGGCTAGTACCGGGCAGCTGCGATTGATCTCGTTGATACTTCGGGTTGCCCAGGCACGGTTATTGGCGGATATGCGGGATAGTAAACCAATTTTGTTGATTGATGACGTGCTGCTTGAGTTGGATCCTGAGCGGCGGCGGCGGTTTATTGAGGTATTACCGGAATTTGAGCAGGCATTTTATACCTTTTTACCGGATGAACACATTATCAGACGGATAGAGGGTGATTCGACTGTGGGATTTCGGGTTGAAAATGGAAGTTTCCAGCGGATTACTTCTTAA